A region of the Romboutsia hominis genome:
ATAAGATATTGTATATCTGCATTTCTAAAAGATTTCATAATTCTTTCACGTTTTGATTGAGGGATGTCGCTGTGAAGTTTAGCACAATTATACCCTCTTTGACAAAGTGCTTCATCTAAAGCATCTGCTCTTCTTTTGGTTCTACAGAAGATTATAGCTAAAAAAGGATTATCTTTATCAAGTACAGAACATAGTGCATCTTGTTTTCTTCTATCTGTAGTTTCTACAACTTCTTGATTTATATTTTCAAGTGTTATTTCTTCTTTTTCTATAGATACAACAACAGGATTAGTCATATATCTATAAGCTAATTTTTTAACTTGTGAGTTCATAGTAGCGGAGAAACACAATGTTTGACGCTTTTTAGGAACCTCCTTTAATATAGCTTCAACTTCATTTTTAAATCCCATAAATAACATTTGGTCAGCTTCATCTAGTACAAAAGTTTTTAACTTACTAAGATTTACAGTTTTTCTATCTAAGTGATCTAAAAGTCTTCCTGGTGTAGCTACTATAAGGTGTATATTTCCCTTTAACTTTTTTAATTGACCTGCTATATCTTTTCCACCATAAGCTGATAATACATTTATATTCTTACCTTTTGAAAGTTCAATGGCTTGTTCAGTTATTTGAATAGCTAACTCTCTTGTTGGTGACAATATAAGTGCTTGAACATAATTAGCGTTTGGATTAATATTTTCAAATATAGGAAGTAAAAATGCTAGAGTTTTTCCCGTACCAGTTTGAGCTTCTGCTATAACATCTTTTCCAGACTTTATAAATCCAATACTTTCTTTTTGTATAGGTGTAGGAGAGTTAATTCCCCTATTTTTTAGTACATTTACTAAATCTTTACTAATTCCAAGTTCTTCAAAATTCATTATATATTACCTCTTAATATCTTTATAATTTGAGCAACGGATTTGACCGAAATAGTTTGCCAACACGTTGCTTAAAGCATTAGTGAACGTTATATCGTTGCAACATAGAAATAGTTATCCTGAATGTCGCTTAAACGAAGTAAACTTTTTATTTATATTTTCCGTATTAATAAATAATATCATATAGTTATAATTAATACTAATAATATTATTTATTAATATAAAATATTAATGTTAGTTTTATATATTAATGGGTATTAAGTAAATGTTAGT
Encoded here:
- a CDS encoding DEAD/DEAH box helicase — encoded protein: MNFEELGISKDLVNVLKNRGINSPTPIQKESIGFIKSGKDVIAEAQTGTGKTLAFLLPIFENINPNANYVQALILSPTRELAIQITEQAIELSKGKNINVLSAYGGKDIAGQLKKLKGNIHLIVATPGRLLDHLDRKTVNLSKLKTFVLDEADQMLFMGFKNEVEAILKEVPKKRQTLCFSATMNSQVKKLAYRYMTNPVVVSIEKEEITLENINQEVVETTDRRKQDALCSVLDKDNPFLAIIFCRTKRRADALDEALCQRGYNCAKLHSDIPQSKRERIMKSFRNADIQYLIATDVASRGIDVTGVTHVYNYDIPETSEDYIHRIGRTGRAGKKGYTCLFVAPKDERYLEQIENAIQYTIPRREIDNN